From the Debaryomyces hansenii CBS767 chromosome F complete sequence genome, the window tttttcatgaCAAGTACTACCAATTTGAAGGTTTGCCTATCGGACCTCAAGAAGAGCATGAACAGTCTAAAACTTCCAGATTGGGGAAAGTTTTGTTTAGCTATAATGACTGGAAGCTAGATAAGCAAGTAAAAATTGCTAAAAAGTATCATACTCCAAAGTTAAATTGGAGGAAGGTTTTAGTCAGCCTACCGCCTGATGCTCACAATAATATAGTTGTGAGGAGGAAATTTTCGAATGGCTATGGCTGGGGGGTCATTGATCATTTGTGCAAAGAATTATTCGATACTGACATTCAACATCTCGATAATGTCGGTACTATTGATCCAAAAATGAAGGCTAAGATCTAGATTATATCGGTCAGAATTTggattaattgattttgtttGTCGCAGCATTCGAATCAAATTCAGCTGTATAGCTAATAAATAACCGGTTTATGACTATCACGAATAGAGTTTTGAAGTTTTTGCTTTTTTGCATTTATACgtcaaatatttgaaaatatgtACTATACTTAAATACATACGCtggaatatatatttgatcaATCAAGATGTTCCTTACTGTATTTGGTTCTTATAGTCTTGTAAATTGCAGTTAATTTAAACTTCCTAATAAAGATAATCTCGACTAAGAACCTTGGACACCAGTATAATAAGTAGCCTAAAAACGTAGCCATTCTTCCTCtgtaaatattcaatgCTCCATTTACTCTCagcttttcaaaatcagaaaCCACTTTTTTAGCATAGCTTTCTGCACTGATCGGATTATTTCTCTTAGCCATCTGTTGTCTTTCAACCAAGGTTTCTTTCATACCAGGAACATTATAAAGAGAACTCTCTGGTAACGGCCTCGTATCCTCAATGTTCGTTCTAACCCCACCAGTAACtatattaataactttAACGTTGAATGGCTTCatttcaattcttaaaCTAGCAGCATATTGGTGAATAGCTGCCttagaagatgaatatgTACAAGATAATGGGAAAGGCATAATCCCACTAACTGACCCAGTAAACCCAATCGTACCTTGGGAATTGATAACTAATGGTCCTAATTCCCTTACCAATCTCATAGGTCCAAAAACATTCACCTCGTAACACTGTTTAAACCACTCATCAGTAACATCTAAGGCAGGAAATGTACATGACTGGCCAGCATTGTTGTACAATATATCGAGATATCCTCCTGTTTTTTCGATAATTAAATTCTTAGCCTTTTTAACGCTTTCTGTTGACGAAACATCTAActgaaaaatgataattccGTGTTCTTTGGCCAATGGTTCCATAGGTTCCAATCTTCTAGCACCAGCAAACACTTGATATCCTCGTCTGGCAAATTCAATTGCTGTTGCGTATCCGATTCCTGATGAAGCACCAGTGACTAATGCTGATTTTTGACGTCCTGACATTTTATACCTTCAAAGTTATAATCGTcttaaattttcaatttattctaaCTAGATGTAGTTTGCAAATTAAATGTGTGATCACTCCGAGGTTTGCTTAcatttccaataatacGCATTGAATGTGATTTTTCGTTAACTGTAATTTTATTCACAATAACGGCAAATCAGCCTTCTAAATTGAACGCTCCTTAAAGAAGTACCTCTATTCGTTCGGTATTTCATCCAAATTGTTCATTATCTAAAGGTATTAAATGAGTAGGAATATGATCAGAAAAAGATTTAGgtattattatagaatGCTTTCTGATCTTCAGTGACGAAAGTGCATGAAACATAAATGCTCTTTTGGTTATGACGCCCTCTACTTCAACGTACTTTATCAGGCCATGCTTATAATAGAGTTGTAAGCGATTGCCAATTTTTAGGTTCATCTCgttaattgatgatataTCACCAACCAAGTCTCTCAATTATTCTTGCAACACTTTTTAGCCGCCATCTCTTATTAGTATGTCCTCTTCTTAATGAATAACCATGtcattcaatattaaagataACTCTTGTGATGAAGAACACACATCGGTTCCCGATACCTCCAAGGTTTCTCGTAATGACACTTTCACAAATTCTGAAATCGGATCTTCTGAAAATTCCTCAACAACCTTAACTGATCCATTGGCTAATAACTCAAATGATTTTAAGTTTGCAAACCGTACTCCTGGTACTTTGTTTAACCATTCAAGGCAGAATTCAACATTGATTAGTTATAAGAGTTTGGAGAAAAATCGTACGACCTTCAACGGGATGCTGACAGATAGTTCAGAGAAGCGTGAGGGAGGTGTGTTGTATAAGATAGAACTGAATAGagacaataataatatgcTCGGCgaaacaattgatttacACAGACCTATTCAAAATCAGGATGCTGGTCGTAGTATTGGGGTAGAAAGCTTACATGGTAATAGGGATACAAATATAACTGGTGCCATTTACAAGCCTATATGTACCACGTCTTTAGTTAAATTCGGATCATCGGATACCGCTCTCCCTATGAAAGATACTAAAATGGGTATATCCAAGTCATATTTCATacttattaatgaattggaaaacAAATGTAACGAGTTGGAGGTCAAGTTATTAGACGgaaataaagaaataaaagtgaaaaatgatgaattaatgGTTaacaagaataaattgCGAGATGTTGCAAAAATGACagaaaacttgaagaaaacaatgcttgtatttcaagaaaatttagATCTGCTACAAAATGAAAAGATGCAATATACCAAAACATTAAAGTCATTAAGGGATGAAAACATGTCTACAAAAAGTAGAATACGTACTCTTCGACAcgaaataaatgaatcGATAAGAAAAATGGACTTATATAAATCTAAGTTCagtaaattcaaatttagaCTTGAAAGTCAAAACCTCAAGATTATTAGTTTGAATAGCACAGTAGATGAATTATCAGGTAACTTATCAGaagaaaagttgaaaacatcttctttaattcaagAGATAACTCAAATTAATCAAACTCATAGTGAGCAAATGACCCAATTGCAGAGTCAATTGCAAAACACGTTATTAGATAAACTCAACAATTCTTTGCCCGCTTTTATTAAAGATgagaataatttgataCAAGACACACTTTTAAGAATCAATAAGGATGTTCTGGAAAAGTTGAACTTAGACTTCTCTCATCTaaaaaatgatttcaaaaattgtaatgatttcaacaacacaaaatatgaaaataattttcatacATTATCCTCACAATTAACTTCCATAAATGATTATCTTTTTGGAATGTTAGATCCGCTTTTCAAGCAAATGGAAAACAGAGGTGAGGTAATTTTTTCTAGTTTGAAAGAAGACATTTTGTTACAGAATTTCGCAGCCATTTTAAAGAAAAGTGAtgtatatttcaataagatAGAAAATAACTTGAATGATGTCAACAATGCCATGGATCAATCAGCATCAATAGGACAGGATTACAATGAAAGATTTGCAAAAGTGGAGCTTCATGTAAGTGATCTCGTAAATTCTAGACAGGAATTTATGGATAAGTATCAAAAGttacaatttgaaaatgttaaACTAGATAAGAATATATCCATTCTTGAAGCAAAAGAGTCCGAAGTTTCGcagaaattaataaacaCAAAAGAATCATTAGTCTCGCTTCAACGTTGTTTGgatgattcaaattctgaAATACAGATCCTAAAACAGCAATCTCAAGCTGAAAAGGAACATTACTGTAAAAATTATGAGTCTCAAATCCAATCGTATAAACAACTTAATTCAATTACTATGGACGAAAAATCAAGAATGAAGAGTGAAATTGACAATTTATTAGTGAAGGTTACGGAATTAGAGAAGTGCAAGCTGgattttgataaagttcagaaaaaaaatcattCTCTCATACTTAAAGTAGAGAATTCTACTagtgaattgaataaactTCATGAAGAAAAGCAATTGGTTCAGAATGACATGCTTAATCAACATTCCAAGTTTATTGAGAAAGTAAATTTCTTAAATAAAGAGCTAGCTATAACAAGGGATGTTCTggaaaaattagaagaatacAAAGTCAAGCTTAAGGATAAGGAGGAACGATTAGCTGTGGAAAAGCAAATTGTTTCCATTGAAAAAACCAAGGCTTTATCGCTAGAGAATAAAGTTAGTGAATTAGAAAAAActatcaaagaaataaccagaaaaataaaaatagaagaaactaaatttaataatagcTCTATTGCTTTGAAAAGTATGTATGAAGATACTAAAAAAGAGTTAGTTGCTGAACGgattaaaataaaaaagttggatgaaaatgagaaagaaaagattaaagctattgatgatttaagGTTGAAATACCAACAACAAGTTGCACTTAATGACGAAATGATCAACAGCAATAAGCAAGAACGCTCCAGACTAGAGAATACTGAGAgcattttgaaagaatccGAGAAAAAACGTTCATCTTTAATGAAGGAAAACGAAGAACtaaattttaaaatcaacGAATTGCAATCTCAGCTTTTAAAAATCAACCCCGATAATACTTTATCCattaaaaaaagaaaactCATTGatgctgaaaaattacctGAAGATGAGTATTCTTTTGACAACATAAACAGCTCAACACTGGAAGCGAAAAATAAGAAGCCCAATAGCAGAAGGCAGAAACCAAGAAggtaataaaatttctaatccatttccaatatttgTCTATTTGCTTCATAtatatcataattatttacTAAATTCGTCTAATAGTTTGTCGTTATAAAAGTAATGCATGAATTTGACAGGTTTTGCTTGGTCGGGTCTATTTACGTGTAACACAGGAACATCATAGCAGTATATATCAAaccattttgaattttcagGTTTCATTATATCGATTGTTTCTAGCGATATTTCCTTATCTTTCAATGTATCATCTTTCAAGGTATCATGTAAAATATGTTTAGCATTGGTACATAACATGCAAGTTTCCTTGGTAAAGAATGTTAAAGATGTCTTTGAGTTCCGCAATGTTGATGAAAGTGCCCTGGTATAAGGGATATTAAAACGCCTTAAGCTTTTAGAAATATGTATCATTGTTAGCCAACAATAATTATTCAGCATATTATTTGACTTTGTCAAGTGTTTTTGTATCATGGTTCGCGTGATCtggaaaaaaaaaatgatttcGCCCAGGATCGAACTGGGGACGTTCTGCGTGTTAAGCAGATGCCATAACCAACTAGACCACGAAACCAATCTATACGGATTACTTTCACTATTGAGCATTCTTTTATTTACGGATTTATGCAACATTAATCAACATTTATTGCCCAACAATACTCCCGGAATACATTATCGTGAACAATCTAAACCATACATTGTATCCTTAGTATATTAACCATTGCGGTGCTTtgttttgaaaaaaaaattattggtCGGACTTttgattgaagaaatttgcCGATGTCTTGTATACGGTGTGGGGCAGCACCACATTGCTGCATGCATCCGCTACCAGTGAAATAAAAAACACCGTTAAAAACGCatcaaattaaatatttctgtCTAAAACTCAAATCCGCTTCCCGTGCTCACAATTAAATAGACAGATGACGggaataaattatttgatgacATTAAAGTTTTCTATATAAAGCATCAGTTCTTCTCCACAAGATATAGagcattattatatttgaaataaatataagaaaGAAGTGTAAAATGTCAGACTCAACCACTCCATTAGAAGAGCCACCTGTAGCAGAAGTTCGTTATTCCGGGGAACgtaatgaatatattatactTGGTAACAAGAAATATGCTAGAAACGAGTTGATGACTGCTTTTGGAGGTACATTAAATCCTGGATTAAGTCCATATCCAACCAATTCGTTCGCTAATCCAGCACCTTTGGGTTTAGCAGCTTTCGCCTTTAGTACGTTTGCTTTATCGTTATACAATTCACAGGCTATGGGCATTACTGTTCCTAATGTGGTTGTGGGTGCTGCTTGTTTTTACGGTGGTGCTGTTCAGTTCTTAGCCGGTATGTGGGAACTTCTTTTAGGAAACACCTTTGGTGGTACGGCATTGACCTCATATGGTGCATTCTGGTTGTCCTACGCCGCCATATTTATCGAAAGCTTTGGAATTACTGCTGCTtatgaagataaagaaatgcTTAGCAATGCGATCGGGTTTTTCCTTATTGGATGGGCCATAGTTACATTCATGCTTTGTTTAGCTACTATGAAATCCACCTTGGCATTCTTCTCgttatttttcttcttaaCAATCacatttattttgttgGCGGGTGGTGAATTTAGTGGTAAAGTAGGTGTTTCGAGGGCCGGTGGTGTTTTCGGAGTTATAACGTCTATTATTGCTTGGTACAATGCATTTGCTGGTGCTTCTAACAGACAAAACTCTTACATTACATGTCATCCACTTCCACTTATTAGGAGTAAGAAATAGATAACTCTCCTTGTATCAAAAgcattatttattcattgTTGCCATTTTTATGGcctatttatttattgttgtCCCTCTTATGGcctatttatttattgttgtCCCTCTTATGGccaatatatttattatttgtatgAAATTGATTGCAAATTGCAAATTGTGTATTATGTAATTTAATAGAACCACGACTGTATTCTTAGTTAAAATGAACTGCGCTGTTCTATTCAAAGCAAAGAGAATCGTAACATAAGAAGTTGGCCTAACTTACCTATCTTAAACAATGAAACTAAGTTGTGCAATAATAACATCATTCTTAGTTATTTTAGTCCACGGATCCGGAGTTTTACAAGTAAAtgatcaaaaatttaaagatgtTGTAATCACTTCGGGAAAGTATACATTAGTGAAATTTTATGCTGATTGGTGCCGTCATTGTAAAAACATGTTACCAGCGTATGAAGAAGTCAGTCGTttgtttgaaaatgaacCAAATGTACAAATTGTTAAAATCAATGGGGATAAGGATGGTCGTAAAATGAGTAAAAAGTACAATATTGAAGGGTTTCCAACTGTTATGTTGTTTCATGAAAATGACGAGCCCATTGAATTTAACGGTGCTAGAGATGCAGATGCAATGAGTAACTTTGTGCAACACATAGCGAATATACGGTTGGATAAATCTAAAGATCTGGGAAAACCAGATGGCGAAAAATCACAAGTATTGGAATTGAACGATTTGAACTTCCAAGAAAAAGTGCTCGATAATGACAAGGCTACTACGATTGTAGCATTTACAGCTCTGTGGTGTGGTCATTGTAAAACCTTACTGCCAATATGGGAAAAATTGGCTAATGATGTATACGTCAATGATGATAAGATAGTAATCGGTAAAGTTGTCACTGATGATAGTCCGGCGGACAAATTGATGTCACAATTTGGCGTTACCTCATTCCCAACtatattgtattttgaTTCGAGTAAAGTAGACGAAGATGGCTTAAGAAGACCTGTTTTGTTTTATGGTGATAGATCTCTTGAACAGTTAgtttcatttattaatgagaaAGCAGGGTTGCATCGCGATACAAATGGTGAATTGTTGGAAACTGCTGGTAAAATAAGCAAGTTAGACGAACTAATTAGAGATAAATTACCAAAACTGGACGGAAGCGGAGTAGGAATGGAATTGTTGCgtgaattaaataaaattatcgCATTAAGTACCAGCCTGGTGGTTAACAAACAAGAAGCTGTATCCATTGGAGATGATTTATCAATggcaaaatattataagaaattgataaacaatGTTATCAACGGAGAAactgaattttttgatagGGAAATTAATCGTTTAACCAGAATGATTCAGAATAATAAGCAGAGCTTACAAAAGCAGACTATCGATTCAATCCAAAAAAGATTAAATGTATTAAGCATATTCACTAACCATTTGTGAGTTTATAGATATCAGCCATGAAATACATGGCTAATATATATTGGATATAAGTATCTAAAGATGTAttgcaaatttaataatctaAAGCAAAtcaatatatgtatatataaaaaataacTCGTGTAGTATATCAGCAAGTTTGAGCGAGCTCACCATTCAATAGGGTCAAATCTTTGAATGATTCTAACCTTGTCAGCCCATACCTTTCCGTCAGCTAGAATGCATTCGTCTATAATCGGCCTCACGTTTTGAGGTCTGCATCTAGCTAGCCAAATATTCTTACCTGTCTTAGAATACATCAACACATTAG encodes:
- a CDS encoding DEHA2F17886p (similar to uniprot|P40471 Saccharomyces cerevisiae YIL124W AYR1 NADPH-dependent 1-acyl dihydroxyacetone phosphate reductase found in lipid particles and ER) — encoded protein: MSGRQKSALVTGASSGIGYATAIEFARRGYQVFAGARRLEPMEPLAKEHGIIIFQLDVSSTESVKKAKNLIIEKTGGYLDILYNNAGQSCTFPALDVTDEWFKQCYEVNVFGPMRLVRELGPLVINSQGTIGFTGSVSGIMPFPLSCTYSSSKAAIHQYAASLRIEMKPFNVKVINIVTGGVRTNIEDTRPLPESSLYNVPGMKETLVERQQMAKRNNPISAESYAKKVVSDFEKSRVNGALNIYRGRMATFLGYLLYWCPRFLVEIIFIRKFKLTAIYKTIRTKYSKEHLD
- a CDS encoding DEHA2F17908p (no similarity); translation: MNLKIGNRLQLYYKHGSIKYVEVEGVITKRAFMFHALSSSKIRKHSIIIPKSFSDHIPTHLIPLDNEQFG
- a CDS encoding DEHA2F17930p (some similarities with uniprot|P25386 Saccharomyces cerevisiae YDL058W USO1 involved intracellular protein transport); this translates as MSFNIKDNSCDEEHTSVPDTSKVSRNDTFTNSEIGSSENSSTTLTDPLANNSNDFKFANRTPGTLFNHSRQNSTLISYKSLEKNRTTFNGMSTDSSEKREGGVLYKIESNRDNNNMLGETIDLHRPIQNQDAGRSIGVESLHGNRDTNITGAIYKPICTTSLVKFGSSDTALPMKDTKMGISKSYFILINELENKCNELEVKLLDGNKEIKVKNDELMVNKNKLRDVAKMTENLKKTMLVFQENLDSLQNEKMQYTKTLKSLRDENMSTKSRIRTLRHEINESIRKMDLYKSKFSKFKFRLESQNLKIISLNSTVDELSGNLSEEKLKTSSLIQEITQINQTHSEQMTQLQSQLQNTLLDKLNNSLPAFIKDENNLIQDTLLRINKDVSEKLNLDFSHLKNDFKNCNDFNNTKYENNFHTLSSQLTSINDYLFGMLDPLFKQMENRGEVIFSSLKEDILLQNFAAILKKSDVYFNKIENNLNDVNNAMDQSASIGQDYNERFAKVELHVSDLVNSRQEFMDKYQKLQFENVKLDKNISILEAKESEVSQKLINTKESLVSLQRCLDDSNSEIQILKQQSQAEKEHYCKNYESQIQSYKQLNSITMDEKSRMKSEIDNLLVKVTELEKCKSDFDKVQKKNHSLILKVENSTSELNKLHEEKQLVQNDMLNQHSKFIEKVNFLNKELAITRDVSEKLEEYKVKLKDKEERLAVEKQIVSIEKTKALSLENKVSELEKTIKEITRKIKIEETKFNNSSIALKSMYEDTKKELVAERIKIKKLDENEKEKIKAIDDLRLKYQQQVALNDEMINSNKQERSRLENTESILKESEKKRSSLMKENEELNFKINELQSQLLKINPDNTLSIKKRKLIDAEKLPEDEYSFDNINSSTSEAKNKKPNSRRQKPRR
- a CDS encoding DEHA2F17952p (weakly similar to with uniprot|Q05530 Saccharomyces cerevisiae YDR286C Glutaredoxin-like protein) — translated: MIHISKSLRRFNIPYTRALSSTLRNSKTSLTFFTKETCMLCTNAKHILHDTLKDDTLKDKEISLETIDIMKPENSKWFDIYCYDVPVLHVNRPDQAKPVKFMHYFYNDKLLDEFSK
- a CDS encoding DEHA2F17996p (similar to uniprot|P32907 Saccharomyces cerevisiae YNR002C), which gives rise to MSDSTTPLEEPPVAEVRYSGERNEYIILGNKKYARNELMTAFGGTLNPGLSPYPTNSFANPAPLGLAAFAFSTFALSLYNSQAMGITVPNVVVGAACFYGGAVQFLAGMWELLLGNTFGGTALTSYGAFWLSYAAIFIESFGITAAYEDKEMLSNAIGFFLIGWAIVTFMLCLATMKSTLAFFSLFFFLTITFILLAGGEFSGKVGVSRAGGVFGVITSIIAWYNAFAGASNRQNSYITCHPLPLIRSKK
- a CDS encoding DEHA2F18018p (some similarities with uniprot|P17967 Saccharomyces cerevisiae YCL043C PDI1 Protein disulfide isomerase), which translates into the protein MKLSCAIITSFLVILVHGSGVLQVNDQKFKDVVITSGKYTLVKFYADWCRHCKNMLPAYEEVSRLFENEPNVQIVKINGDKDGRKMSKKYNIEGFPTVMLFHENDEPIEFNGARDADAMSNFVQHIANIRLDKSKDSGKPDGEKSQVLELNDLNFQEKVLDNDKATTIVAFTASWCGHCKTLSPIWEKLANDVYVNDDKIVIGKVVTDDSPADKLMSQFGVTSFPTILYFDSSKVDEDGLRRPVLFYGDRSLEQLVSFINEKAGLHRDTNGELLETAGKISKLDELIRDKLPKSDGSGVGMELLRELNKIIALSTSSVVNKQEAVSIGDDLSMAKYYKKLINNVINGETEFFDREINRLTRMIQNNKQSLQKQTIDSIQKRLNVLSIFTNHL